In Dolichospermum flos-aquae CCAP 1403/13F, the following proteins share a genomic window:
- the sbcD gene encoding exonuclease subunit SbcD, with translation MKILHLSDIHIGSGFCHGRVNPATGLNTRLEDFVKTLSLCIDRAIANHVDLVLFGGDAFPNATPAPYVQEAFANQFRRLVDADIPTVLLVGNHDQHSQGLGGASLNIYRTLGVPGFVVGDTLTTHRISTRSGDVQIITLPWLTRSTLMTRQETQGSSLAEVNQLLTDRLEVVIEGEIRRLDPDLPTVLLAHLMADNATLGAERLLAVGKGFTLPLSLLTRPCFDYVALGHVHKHQNLNKSNDPPVIYPGSIERVDFSEEKEDKGYVMIDLEKGKADWEFCPLPVRTFRTIEIDLSKQDDPQKVLLKGIAKYDIQDNVVRLIYKLKSEQLDLIDNSSLHQALSVAHTYTIQAELVSQLAKPRIPELSASSSIDPMSALKTYLNNREDLQEIMPSMLEAAHNLLADDEGILLVPQGGIKN, from the coding sequence ATGAAAATTCTCCATCTTTCAGATATTCATATTGGTAGCGGTTTTTGCCACGGGCGCGTTAATCCAGCCACAGGTTTAAACACACGACTGGAGGATTTTGTGAAAACATTATCTTTGTGTATTGACCGAGCGATCGCCAATCATGTAGATTTAGTTTTATTTGGTGGTGATGCTTTCCCCAATGCCACACCTGCACCCTATGTTCAAGAAGCCTTTGCTAATCAATTTCGCCGACTAGTAGATGCAGATATCCCCACAGTATTATTAGTGGGAAATCATGACCAACATTCCCAGGGTTTGGGAGGTGCGAGTTTAAATATTTATCGGACTTTGGGAGTACCAGGGTTTGTGGTTGGTGATACTTTAACAACTCATCGCATTTCTACCCGCAGCGGAGATGTGCAAATCATTACTCTTCCTTGGTTAACTCGTTCAACTTTGATGACTCGTCAAGAAACTCAAGGTTCTTCTTTAGCTGAAGTGAATCAACTGCTGACAGACCGTTTAGAGGTAGTTATCGAAGGAGAAATTCGCCGTCTTGACCCAGATTTACCCACTGTACTTTTAGCTCATTTAATGGCTGATAATGCCACTTTAGGTGCAGAACGTTTATTAGCCGTCGGGAAAGGTTTTACTTTACCTTTATCTTTGTTAACCCGACCATGTTTTGATTATGTGGCTTTAGGTCATGTTCACAAACACCAAAATTTAAATAAATCCAATGACCCACCGGTAATTTATCCTGGAAGTATTGAACGGGTAGATTTTAGTGAAGAGAAGGAAGACAAAGGTTATGTAATGATAGATTTGGAAAAAGGGAAAGCAGATTGGGAATTTTGTCCTTTACCTGTGCGAACTTTTCGGACTATTGAGATAGATTTATCTAAGCAGGATGATCCACAAAAAGTATTATTAAAAGGAATTGCTAAATATGATATTCAAGATAATGTGGTGCGATTAATTTACAAATTGAAATCAGAACAATTGGATTTAATTGATAACTCTTCTCTTCACCAAGCTTTAAGTGTCGCGCACACTTACACTATACAAGCTGAATTAGTGAGTCAGTTAGCAAAACCCCGCATTCCTGAATTAAGCGCGAGTAGCAGTATTGACCCAATGTCAGCTTTAAAAACTTACTTAAATAATCGGGAAGATTTGCAAGAAATAATGCCATCTATGTTGGAAGCAGCACACAATTTATTAGCAGATGATGAGGGGATTTTGCTAGTACCGCAGGGCGGAATTAAAAATTAA
- a CDS encoding transposase codes for MGQRRIPLQTGNFYHVYNRGNNRQIIFFERENYIYFLRLIREHLIKNSVDIIAYCLMPNHYHLLVYLRDETLSDAMKSLSLSYTKAINKRFNRSGVLFQGRFQSIHISQTDYLVNLSQYIHLNPVKASLVKQPEEWEFSSYLEYAGLRKGTIPKIEYIKMQIEEESVYQQFLADHNLPHSSDFKKLLLDLE; via the coding sequence ATGGGACAAAGAAGGATTCCACTCCAAACTGGCAACTTTTATCATGTTTATAATCGCGGAAACAATCGCCAAATAATTTTCTTTGAACGTGAAAACTATATTTATTTTCTTCGACTGATCAGAGAACATCTAATTAAAAACTCAGTAGATATTATTGCATACTGTTTAATGCCTAATCATTATCATCTTCTAGTCTATCTGAGAGATGAAACCCTTTCTGATGCTATGAAATCTCTCTCACTTTCTTACACAAAAGCAATTAATAAACGTTTTAACCGTTCTGGAGTATTATTTCAGGGAAGGTTTCAAAGTATTCATATTTCACAAACTGACTATCTTGTTAACCTCTCTCAGTATATTCATCTCAATCCTGTGAAAGCATCACTGGTGAAGCAACCCGAAGAATGGGAGTTTTCCAGTTATTTAGAATATGCTGGATTAAGAAAAGGAACAATACCCAAGATAGAGTATATCAAAATGCAGATTGAGGAAGAATCAGTTTATCAGCAATTTTTAGCGGATCATAACTTACCTCATAGCAGTGACTTCAAAAAACTGCTACTAGATTTAGAATAG
- the cysH gene encoding phosphoadenosine phosphosulfate reductase, whose amino-acid sequence MTTSTAFDLASLNQQFETASPTEILAWSVQNIPTGLVQTSAFNVDDIILTHIFYSVLQHPVPVIFLDTLYHFPQTLELVGKVKEIYNLDLQTYKTPDVDSREAFAAKFGAALWDTDIAKFHDITKIEPLLRGLDELNTVAWITGRRRDQAVTRATMPVLELDGKGRLKINPLANWTRKQSWAYVAEHKVIYNPLHDEGYPSIGDEPITTKVGEGEDERAGRWRGSEKTECGIHI is encoded by the coding sequence ATGACAACTTCTACCGCCTTTGACTTAGCATCACTAAATCAGCAATTTGAAACCGCAAGTCCTACAGAGATCTTAGCCTGGTCTGTGCAGAATATCCCCACAGGACTGGTACAAACTAGCGCCTTCAACGTAGATGATATTATCTTGACACATATTTTCTATAGCGTACTTCAGCATCCCGTTCCTGTAATTTTCCTGGATACCCTTTATCATTTCCCTCAAACCTTAGAATTGGTTGGTAAAGTCAAAGAAATCTATAACCTAGATTTACAAACTTATAAAACACCAGACGTGGATAGCCGTGAAGCCTTTGCTGCTAAATTCGGTGCAGCCCTCTGGGATACAGATATTGCTAAATTCCACGACATTACCAAAATCGAACCACTTTTACGGGGCTTAGATGAACTCAATACTGTAGCTTGGATTACAGGTCGCCGTCGTGATCAGGCCGTTACTCGTGCTACCATGCCAGTATTAGAATTAGATGGTAAAGGCAGATTAAAAATCAACCCTCTAGCTAATTGGACTCGTAAACAAAGCTGGGCTTATGTAGCTGAACATAAAGTAATTTACAATCCTCTCCATGACGAAGGTTATCCTAGCATTGGTGACGAACCCATTACCACTAAAGTAGGTGAAGGTGAAGACGAACGCGCTGGACGTTGGAGAGGAAGCGAAAAAACTGAGTGTGGTATTCATATTTAA
- the psb32 gene encoding photosystem II repair protein Psb32, whose amino-acid sequence MQQLLKQLFSNSKYLVRLIFPVLVMMMASSLFILPAAATGVYQIPSLTADTWILDQGDVISRLNEGQISKTFQDLAQETGNEARIVTIHRLDYGETPESFAKGLFSKWFPTAAEQANQVLLLVDTVTNGTALISGDQVKSLLTDSIVQSLAEETLGTALRSGNKYNQGFLDVSDRLVAVLSGKPDPGPPEIKETVQVEGTFTKAEETDQGNATAWVVGLLIAATVIPMATYYIYLVFQKPPSQESEE is encoded by the coding sequence ATGCAACAGTTACTCAAGCAATTATTTAGTAACTCAAAATACCTTGTCCGTCTCATTTTTCCTGTATTGGTAATGATGATGGCGAGTTCACTGTTTATTTTACCTGCTGCTGCTACTGGTGTATACCAAATACCCAGTTTAACGGCAGATACTTGGATTTTAGATCAAGGTGATGTGATTAGCCGATTGAATGAAGGTCAGATTAGTAAGACTTTCCAGGATTTAGCTCAGGAAACTGGTAACGAAGCCAGAATTGTCACTATTCACCGCCTCGACTATGGGGAAACACCGGAAAGTTTTGCCAAGGGACTATTTAGTAAATGGTTTCCAACAGCAGCAGAACAGGCTAATCAGGTGTTATTACTTGTTGATACTGTTACTAATGGAACTGCTTTAATTAGTGGAGATCAGGTTAAGTCTCTGTTAACTGATTCTATCGTCCAAAGTCTGGCTGAAGAAACATTGGGTACAGCATTACGTAGTGGTAATAAATACAACCAGGGATTTTTGGATGTGAGCGATCGCTTGGTGGCTGTTTTATCCGGTAAACCAGATCCCGGTCCGCCAGAGATCAAGGAAACAGTCCAAGTAGAAGGAACTTTTACCAAAGCTGAAGAAACAGATCAAGGTAATGCTACTGCTTGGGTTGTCGGGCTGTTAATTGCGGCCACTGTCATCCCAATGGCTACATACTACATTTACTTAGTGTTTCAAAAACCACCCTCTCAGGAATCTGAGGAATAG
- a CDS encoding DUF4346 domain-containing protein: protein MHKDLLLEDLTAIDHKLSQRYIDLDPKGYFIIYIDQNERLIYAKHFTNVINERGLAVDPETGQVIPVRGKVERTHTTVFSGRTAKELCIKIFEETPDCLVTFLDHAAYLGREFVRAEMALVSGKEYIQD from the coding sequence ATGCATAAGGATTTACTACTTGAAGATTTGACAGCAATTGATCATAAACTTTCTCAGCGTTATATTGATCTTGACCCCAAGGGCTATTTTATTATCTACATAGATCAAAATGAAAGGTTAATTTATGCAAAGCACTTCACTAATGTCATTAATGAACGTGGTTTAGCAGTAGATCCCGAAACAGGTCAGGTGATTCCAGTTCGCGGTAAAGTGGAAAGAACTCACACTACCGTATTTAGTGGCCGTACAGCCAAAGAACTGTGTATTAAGATTTTTGAAGAAACTCCAGATTGTCTTGTAACCTTCTTAGACCATGCAGCTTATTTAGGTAGAGAATTTGTGCGGGCTGAAATGGCTTTAGTGTCAGGAAAAGAATACATTCAAGATTAG
- a CDS encoding GNAT family N-acetyltransferase — protein sequence MYLKGHSQGEFVFDQQWAELASRLGIEYYPKLLGMTPFTPAEGYRFLIAAGEDEEEITAVILHEIDSFCVKHRISGCHFLYVDPQWRPILERQGFTTWLHHNYVWENANFQTFDDYLTGFNANQRRNIKRERKAVEKAGLKLQALTGEEIPNSLFPLMYDFYADTCDKFGWWGSKYLTKNFFEQLHHNYRHRVVFFAAYNEQDPRQPVGMSFCLFKEDKLYGRYWGSFQDIDCLHFDACYYAPIEWAIAHGIQNFDPGAGGKHKKRRGFPATANYSLHRFYNNRLGQIILPWVREVNQMEQKEMDAINAELPFK from the coding sequence TTGTATTTAAAAGGACATAGCCAGGGCGAATTTGTTTTTGATCAGCAGTGGGCAGAATTAGCTTCCCGTTTAGGAATAGAGTATTATCCAAAACTGCTAGGAATGACACCATTTACCCCGGCTGAAGGCTATCGGTTTTTAATAGCTGCGGGAGAAGATGAGGAAGAAATTACGGCGGTAATCCTCCATGAAATTGATAGTTTTTGTGTGAAACATCGGATTTCTGGCTGTCATTTTCTTTATGTTGATCCCCAATGGCGACCAATTTTAGAACGCCAGGGGTTTACAACTTGGCTACATCATAATTATGTTTGGGAAAATGCTAATTTTCAAACTTTTGATGATTACTTGACTGGATTTAATGCCAATCAAAGACGCAATATTAAACGGGAACGCAAAGCTGTAGAAAAGGCTGGTTTAAAATTGCAAGCATTAACGGGTGAGGAAATTCCTAATTCTCTGTTTCCGTTAATGTATGATTTCTATGCTGATACTTGCGATAAGTTTGGTTGGTGGGGAAGTAAGTATTTAACCAAGAACTTTTTTGAACAGTTGCACCATAATTATCGGCATCGAGTCGTATTTTTTGCCGCTTATAATGAGCAAGATCCACGTCAACCTGTGGGGATGTCCTTTTGTTTATTCAAAGAAGACAAACTATATGGACGCTATTGGGGGAGTTTTCAAGACATAGATTGCTTACATTTTGATGCTTGTTATTATGCACCAATTGAATGGGCGATCGCTCATGGTATCCAAAATTTTGACCCAGGAGCAGGTGGTAAACATAAAAAACGTCGGGGATTCCCTGCTACTGCTAATTACAGCCTTCACCGCTTTTACAACAACCGTTTAGGACAAATTATTTTGCCTTGGGTTCGGGAAGTAAATCAAATGGAACAAAAAGAAATGGATGCTATTAATGCAGAGTTACCTTTTAAATAA
- a CDS encoding IS4 family transposase, with translation MLTQFTTEYDLQPIAKHLSTIIKESLASVSSSKCRQGTILVPTFVIWFVILSTIRRDLSYLGIMDWMISGLRWLSCCLPKQLISEGAMSHARVRIGLTVFQLIFKKLTSSLTTLKYDFHKWTTVIFDGSTGTTPDTESNRDKFGKSKCGRGESAFPMLRIVTLISASTRLILDFTYGSSQGKGTGERTLMTKLLAQFNQKNLLFLLDAGLYSFATIFSIRTKECDFLLRVASNVKLPVISDSRLPDGYMARYPDGSYLSEINGKILNLEKSTESHKQWNQESIIVRVIEYQIPGFLPRRLVTSIIDPNISAKELIIHYHCRWEVEISFCEIKTHQCATLKGQMPTIFRSKTSELVEQELYAMLIAYNLLRDLIYQSANEYNKNPLLLSFLESLQLVIDLVQLISHSSLKLREIQHQYLLSLISQSEIDRPRRKRINPRVVKIKMSKFKRKNSSHKSEIRDIEKDLKILPPQAV, from the coding sequence ATGCTTACTCAGTTTACGACAGAATATGATCTGCAACCAATTGCAAAACATTTATCAACTATTATCAAAGAATCTTTGGCGAGTGTTTCATCAAGTAAATGTCGTCAAGGAACGATTCTAGTACCAACGTTTGTCATTTGGTTTGTAATTCTCTCCACTATCCGTCGTGATTTAAGTTATTTAGGAATAATGGATTGGATGATATCAGGATTGAGGTGGTTATCCTGTTGTCTACCAAAACAACTTATTTCTGAAGGTGCTATGAGTCATGCCAGAGTTCGTATAGGATTAACAGTTTTTCAACTAATATTTAAAAAACTCACTTCTAGTTTGACAACATTGAAATATGACTTTCATAAATGGACTACAGTAATATTTGATGGTTCCACAGGTACGACACCTGATACTGAAAGTAATCGTGATAAATTTGGGAAGTCTAAATGTGGTCGAGGAGAAAGTGCTTTTCCCATGCTGAGAATAGTCACATTAATATCAGCATCAACACGCCTGATCCTAGATTTTACCTATGGTTCGAGCCAAGGTAAAGGAACTGGTGAAAGGACTTTAATGACTAAATTACTGGCACAATTTAACCAGAAAAACTTATTATTTTTATTAGATGCTGGTTTATATTCCTTTGCAACTATTTTTAGTATTCGTACAAAAGAATGCGACTTTTTACTTAGGGTAGCTTCTAATGTTAAACTACCTGTTATCTCTGATTCTCGTTTGCCAGATGGATACATGGCTAGATATCCAGATGGAAGTTATTTATCAGAAATTAATGGCAAAATTCTCAATTTAGAAAAATCTACAGAATCGCATAAACAATGGAATCAGGAAAGTATCATTGTCCGAGTTATTGAATATCAAATTCCTGGTTTTCTCCCTCGTCGTTTAGTTACTAGTATTATTGACCCTAATATTTCTGCCAAAGAATTAATTATTCACTATCATTGCAGATGGGAGGTGGAAATTAGTTTCTGTGAAATAAAAACACATCAATGTGCTACGCTCAAAGGACAAATGCCCACTATTTTTCGGAGCAAAACATCTGAATTAGTCGAACAAGAACTTTATGCTATGTTAATTGCTTATAATCTACTCCGCGATTTAATTTACCAATCTGCTAACGAATATAATAAAAATCCTTTACTCCTTAGTTTTCTTGAATCTTTGCAACTAGTTATAGATTTAGTACAACTCATCAGCCATTCATCCTTAAAATTACGAGAAATTCAACATCAATATTTATTATCATTAATTTCCCAGTCTGAAATTGATCGCCCCCGACGAAAACGTATTAATCCCCGTGTTGTCAAAATTAAAATGTCCAAATTCAAGCGCAAAAACTCTTCCCATAAATCTGAAATCAGAGATATAGAAAAAGACTTGAAAATCCTTCCCCCACAAGCAGTTTGA
- a CDS encoding RibD family protein: MMQNRPHTTVVLAMSVDGKIADFRRSPARFGSLVDKIHLEKQIAASDAILFGAGTLRAYITTMTITETILLQQRKKADKHPQPVNIVISRSGNLNPDIKFFQQPVRRWLLTTSLGAYFWQERSEFEQVLVFETAAKEIDILAALKYLARLQITRLAILGGGQLVASFLESDLIDEIWLTICPLILGGSIAPSPVEGTGFLADLAPKLQLLEVSTIEQEVFLHYRIIQES, from the coding sequence ATCATGCAAAATCGTCCTCATACCACAGTAGTTTTAGCCATGAGTGTTGATGGTAAAATAGCAGATTTTAGGCGATCGCCTGCGCGGTTTGGCTCATTGGTTGATAAAATACACCTGGAGAAACAAATTGCTGCATCTGATGCCATTTTATTTGGTGCTGGTACTCTTCGTGCCTACATTACAACAATGACCATCACAGAGACAATACTCTTGCAACAAAGAAAAAAAGCAGACAAGCATCCCCAGCCAGTTAATATAGTGATTTCCCGTTCAGGCAATCTGAATCCGGACATTAAATTTTTTCAACAACCGGTGAGACGGTGGTTACTCACAACTTCTCTAGGGGCTTATTTTTGGCAAGAAAGATCAGAGTTTGAGCAAGTTTTAGTCTTTGAAACTGCTGCCAAAGAAATTGACATTTTGGCTGCTTTAAAATATTTAGCACGGTTACAAATTACCCGTCTGGCTATTTTGGGAGGAGGACAATTAGTGGCATCTTTCCTAGAATCTGATTTAATTGATGAAATCTGGCTCACTATTTGTCCATTAATTTTAGGTGGTAGTATTGCCCCTTCACCTGTGGAGGGGACAGGATTTTTAGCTGATCTTGCTCCTAAGTTACAATTATTAGAAGTATCCACAATAGAGCAAGAAGTGTTTTTACACTATAGGATAATTCAGGAGTCATAA